Part of the Deltaproteobacteria bacterium genome, GGGAGGGCCATTATGGGGCAGAAAAACTGGGTTGTGAGGTCGTCCCCGGGGGGGCACTGGATACCCGGGGCCGGATCAACAAGATGCTGGAAGTCAAGGCGACGGCCCTTTTGAATACGCCCACCTACGGCCTCCACATGGCTGAGGAGGCACTGAAAATGGGGCTCGATCCCAAAACGATCGGGATCAAAAAGATGCTTTGTGCCGGAGAGCCGTTGCCGCCGGCCACCCGGAACCGGCTGGAAGAAATCTGGGGCGCCGAGGTTTATGACCATATCGGAGGAACAGAGCCCTGCGCCTGGGCGGCTATGTGCGGGGAGCGCAGGGGGCTGCACATCATGGAGCCTTTCTTCCTGGTGGAGGTCCTGGATATGGAGACCATGAGCCGGGAAGTCGACCCGGGGGAACTGGGTGTGGCCGTGGTCACGCCGCTCGGAAGGCATTCCTTTCCCTTGATCCGCTTCAACACCAAAGATGTGGTACGCCGGGGCGAAAAGGGGTGTCTCTGCGGCCGGACCTCCAAGAGGATTTCCGGAGTCGAAGGCCGGACCGATGATCTAAGAAAAATCCGGGGGGTCCTGTTTACCCCGGTCACGGTCGAAGAGGTAGTCCGGAGGGAATTCCCTCAGGTTATGGAATATGAAATCATCGTCGAACGTAAGGGCATCATGGATGAAATCCGCCTTAAGGTAGAACCCCAGGAGGAAATGGGGGTCGAG contains:
- a CDS encoding AMP-binding protein, which encodes MMVEDGRKYWNPVLETLTSDQHLALELRNLRKLIRYAKEHSVFYQEKYKDILPEEITTIESVRRLPLIDKEDLRKAQEGKPPFPYGEMLGVDLKEVTDFRQTSGTTGRPVYVPESYESWQWRIEVWCHILWMAGFRETDRVFVPFGYNVYVAFWEGHYGAEKLGCEVVPGGALDTRGRINKMLEVKATALLNTPTYGLHMAEEALKMGLDPKTIGIKKMLCAGEPLPPATRNRLEEIWGAEVYDHIGGTEPCAWAAMCGERRGLHIMEPFFLVEVLDMETMSREVDPGELGVAVVTPLGRHSFPLIRFNTKDVVRRGEKGCLCGRTSKRISGVEGRTDDLRKIRGVLFTPVTVEEVVRREFPQVMEYEIIVERKGIMDEIRLKVEPQEEMGVEASKDFSRNISERLKIKTNLRFRIDLVAPGELPRYTLKSKRFKDLREVKEND